A genomic segment from Bacteroidales bacterium encodes:
- a CDS encoding SusD/RagB family nutrient-binding outer membrane lipoprotein, translating to MMKKLNKIAILLILIIGTFSCELPDNADPKNPEEASPQALFTNAQRQLGDYVSTMNYNINISRFFVQYWTEVTYLTEVRFDFSDRSIPDNFWNVMYRNVLMDFNEAEKMVNQTDFAEPEFPKRDNMLAIIDIHQVYTYHLLVDVFGNVPYTEALDPNNATPKYDDAETIYKDLISRLTEDINQLDPLAGSFDDYDLFYGGDAAMWKKFAASLKFRLAMRLADSDPDYSQTAANEALSTGVFDSQDQSAVFEFTKLAPHVHSIYEWFTLDGRKDVVPTNTLYAPMDSLNDPRKNDFFSKVDTTGDGVGDYYNPQPYGIQVETYSAVSHFTGQFYEPDFEHVFMDYVEMEFLKAEAAEREGYDVSGSAEDHYNNAITASIERWGGTDDEAEDYLAQEDVAYSSAEGTWKEKIGLQKWIALYNRGNEAWASWRILDYPTFEVAPGSQYPEVPVRMPYPFDEPRLNEESYNAAVEAMGGEDSPLVNIFWDTE from the coding sequence ATGATGAAAAAATTAAATAAAATAGCAATATTGTTAATACTAATTATCGGGACTTTCTCCTGTGAACTGCCCGATAATGCAGACCCCAAAAATCCGGAGGAAGCTTCTCCGCAGGCGCTTTTTACAAACGCCCAGAGACAATTGGGGGATTATGTCAGTACAATGAACTATAATATCAATATCTCCAGGTTTTTTGTACAATACTGGACCGAGGTTACCTATCTGACAGAAGTTCGTTTCGACTTTTCCGACAGATCAATTCCTGATAATTTCTGGAATGTGATGTATCGAAATGTGCTTATGGATTTCAATGAAGCTGAAAAAATGGTAAATCAAACCGATTTTGCTGAACCTGAGTTCCCTAAAAGGGACAATATGTTAGCAATTATTGACATACATCAGGTTTATACATATCATCTCCTGGTGGATGTATTCGGCAATGTTCCATACACAGAAGCCCTGGACCCGAATAACGCCACACCGAAATATGACGACGCGGAAACCATATACAAAGATCTTATTTCCAGATTGACGGAGGATATAAATCAGCTGGATCCTCTTGCCGGTTCATTTGACGACTATGATCTTTTTTATGGTGGTGATGCAGCTATGTGGAAAAAATTTGCCGCTTCTTTGAAGTTCAGGCTGGCCATGCGCCTTGCAGATTCTGATCCAGATTATTCTCAGACAGCTGCAAATGAAGCTTTGAGTACGGGTGTATTTGATTCTCAGGATCAAAGTGCTGTTTTCGAATTCACCAAGCTTGCACCTCACGTTCACTCCATTTATGAATGGTTTACCCTTGATGGCAGAAAAGACGTTGTGCCTACCAATACATTATACGCTCCTATGGATTCTCTTAATGATCCAAGGAAAAATGATTTCTTTTCAAAAGTAGACACAACCGGTGATGGTGTAGGAGATTATTATAATCCGCAGCCTTATGGAATTCAGGTAGAAACCTACTCGGCTGTAAGCCATTTCACAGGTCAATTCTATGAACCTGATTTCGAACATGTGTTTATGGATTATGTTGAAATGGAGTTCCTTAAAGCTGAAGCCGCTGAACGCGAAGGTTATGATGTGAGCGGATCCGCTGAAGACCATTATAACAATGCAATAACCGCCAGCATAGAAAGATGGGGTGGTACAGATGATGAGGCAGAGGATTATCTGGCTCAGGAAGATGTAGCTTATTCTTCAGCAGAAGGTACCTGGAAAGAAAAAATTGGATTGCAGAAATGGATTGCCCTATATAACAGAGGCAATGAAGCATGGGCTTCCTGGAGAATCCTGGATTATCCTACTTTTGAAGTGGCTCCCGGATCACAGTATCCGGAAGTTCCTGTTAGAATGCCTTATCCGTTTGATGAACCGAGACTCAATGAGGAAAGTTACAATGCAGCGGTAGAAGCTATGGGTGGAGAAGATTCACCACTAGTAAATATTTTCTGGGATACAGAATAA